The DNA segment CTTCACGCACACATTGAAGGTCTAAGAATAAAATTCCCTAAGCTCACTAAATACGATGAAAGGGGAATAGGTAAAGTAGTAAATAAATGTAAAAGTTACTTTGACGTTGAAATAATAACCTATTCTACTGCAGGGAATTTAAGGGGATTAGGTTGTTGTGGCGGATTATTAAATGCAAGCTTACCTTACGCAGGATATGGCGGAATAATAGGTATAGACAAGGTAAACGAAGTAAAAATAGGGAAAATGAAATTTTTCGTTCATAGTGTTAAGAAAAGAAATATAATAATGTTTGAAGCGAGGAAAGGATTAATAAAAAACTGGGAATACACACCATCATTTAAAGTGCTTGAAGGCAAGCCAATATATGGTTTTCCTCTCTTCGAAGCTGTTCTCTCAATTAATTCTCTTCCTAGAGTTAGATTTTTTATAAAAAATTCTAACTTTAATGAAGGAGATGAAGTAGACGTTTGGGAACTAATTAACTCTCCAAGTAGCTTATACTCTTAGCTCCACTTTTCATAAAGCATTACTTCTTCTGGACTTTTAACAGCCTTAGGCTTTGGTTTATATTCCGGATCTGGGTAACCTAAAGAAAGTAGAGTAACTAAAACTTTTTCCTTAGGTATGCCTAAGATTTTCTTTGCAGTTTCGTTCTCATAAGCGGCAACCCAACCTACTCCTAAACCTACTGCGTATGCTGAAAGAACGAAATACATGGTCGCATTAACAACGTCTACCATCCAAGTGTCTGGACTTACGTCTGGCTCTCCTACAACTGCTATATTAACTGGAGCGAGTAATAAGTGAGATGCCCCTTTATGCAATTTTGAAAGCTCTTCCTTAGTTTTATCATCCCTTATTATTATGAACTTCCAAGGTTCTCTATTCATGGAGTTAGGCGCGTGATTTGCCACATAAATTAACTTTTTCAAAAGCTCGTTATCTACGTCTTTTTTCTGGAAACTCCTAATGCTTCTTCTATTCATAAGAAATTCCAGTATATCTTCGCGCATAATATTATAACAAAGGGTCATCTTTTAAGTTTACTTAAAGGCTCTGACCTCCTCCCCGCCAGCGAGGGTTCCCTTAGGGCGGTTCATTGGTTTGCGATTTACCGCCTTCATTTTCATCACTTCATAGCTAGTGGGTGATGACACCCACTCCATTCGTCCAGCGGTAGACCGCGGGCTAGGCCTTCAGCCCATTACCCCTATCCCTCACTGGGAGTTGCCTAAACTCCCAGCTCCTAGGGACTCGGGGATATGTAGGATTTATCGCACCATTCAAGTCTGCGTTTCCATGCGGGGACACCTATAGAGGCCACACTTAGCATGTCCATCATCGTGGGCTTTCCCGCGTAGTTCCACAAAACCTTAAAGTATTTCAAGGCTTTACCCCCGCCCCTAGAAGGGGTGAGGCTTGTCGTTTATTTGTCACCTTTAAAGCAAGTTACTGGAACATTCTCCTTCACGTATGGCGTCCTTATCTAATCTAATTGCTTGTTTTACATTCAAGTTTCTCAATACGTTCCTTACTTCGTCCAGCGAATCATTTTGCGATTACAACATAGGTAAGGTTCCCTTTAATTCTTCAAAGACCTTGTTGTTTAACTCTCTTTCTCTTTTTATTTCAGAATCCTCAGCTTTCGCTTGACTTATTGCTTCTGTCTTAATCTAAGTTTCTTCTCATTGATCTTTTTATAACTAAGGTCATATATTTTACCTATTTCACCTAGGTAATTAAGTCCTCTCAGAATTTTCTTTGTAAATCGCTTCTCCTAGAAAGCAATATTCATCTTGTGAAGAGGGGCTAGAAACTACTTATATAAATTTCTTTCTCTAATAAACTTTCCATAATACGATAACTTTTTACCTAAAGTGTTACAGGGTGTTAAAGATTAATATACAATAATATTGTCTCATAACTTAAAAAGCTTTTATGTATTACAGTAATTAATGAAGGGTTTATATATCCTTAAAGATAGTCTTATCTCAGTGAGAAAAAATGGTGGTTGCGAAAGTATTGGCAACAATTGGTGGAATATTAACACTAATAGCTGGAATAGTAGACATTGCAACCAGAAATCCATTGGCTCACTACATATACGGACTTAACGTAATAAGCGGAAGTATAATGATTTACCTAGGAATACTTGGCATTGTTGCAGGATTAATGACGCTATATGGAGAATACAAGAATGATAGAGACTTCGTAATTGCCGGCGGAGCATTAGGATTAGCAACTCCAACTGAATTCTCCTTACTAAGCTTAATCGGAGGACTATTGATGCAGAAAGAAAAAGTTAAGGCTTAAATATGCCAGCAATAAGGTGAGAACAAATTAAAGTTAATTTTTGTTTTGTTAGGTAATTTTCTCGAATTATGTATAATTTTGTTTATATAGTAGACTATTGGATGGTTTATCTTAATAATAGGTTTAGGTTGAAATTATAGTTGTTATAATAAAAATCCTTCCATTAGAAAAGTCAAGCTATCGTAATCAAAAATCTTTACAACTTCTTTCTCATCAAATATGAAAGCCGCAGCTCTACCCAATTGGCAATATAATGAGCGGGACAACGTTAACGCCCAATGATCTTCTTGGAAGGTACTGGTCCAAAGACGTATTTCGTAAGATAATATAGTATCTTGGCAATAAGAATATTAGTATAGGTATTCTCCTGGCGATTAATAAAATGAAATTAACTTGTATTGGAAAATTTTAATAAATTCTAGATTTAAACGAAAAAGCATTTATTCGTAGTGGAAGAGAAATATAATATATGCAACTACCAAAAGAAATCGAAGATTTAATAAAGAAAGAAGCCAAAGAGAGAGGAATTGATGAGGAAGTACTCTTAATAGATAAGCTTTCTAAAGACCTAGATCCTCAAACTAGGTATAAATTGTACAAGGAAAAAGCTAAGGAGCTTTTAGCAGAGGCAAAGAAGTATCTAGAAAGTAAGGACTTTATTCAAGCCTCAGAAAAAGCTTGGGGAGCTTGTGCCTCTATTGTCAAGGCTTACGCTGAAAAAAAGGGTTTAGAGCACTATAGGCATAGGCAATTGGAGGAAATAATGAGTGGTATTATTTCCCAGATGAACGGAGATAAGGAGTTAATATCTGAGTGGTCAACTTGTTTGCGTTTA comes from the Acidianus infernus genome and includes:
- a CDS encoding nitroreductase family protein, yielding MREDILEFLMNRRSIRSFQKKDVDNELLKKLIYVANHAPNSMNREPWKFIIIRDDKTKEELSKLHKGASHLLLAPVNIAVVGEPDVSPDTWMVDVVNATMYFVLSAYAVGLGVGWVAAYENETAKKILGIPKEKVLVTLLSLGYPDPEYKPKPKAVKSPEEVMLYEKWS
- a CDS encoding PaREP1 family protein, which gives rise to MQLPKEIEDLIKKEAKERGIDEEVLLIDKLSKDLDPQTRYKLYKEKAKELLAEAKKYLESKDFIQASEKAWGACASIVKAYAEKKGLEHYRHRQLEEIMSGIISQMNGDKELISEWSTCLRLHSNFYDNFMTEKDLYSSIELVENFVKNMERILEMKDRDL